The genome window tgaattattgaattattgaattattgaattattgaattattgaattattgaattattgaattattgaattattgaattattgaattattgaattattgaattattgaattattgaattattgaattattgaattattgaattattgaattattgaattattgaattattgaattattgaattattgaattattgaattattgaattattgaattattgaattattgaattattgaattattgaattattgaatttttgaattattgaattattgaattattgaattattgaattattgaattattgtattattgaattattgaattattgaattattgaattattgaattattgaattattgaattattgaattattgaattattgaattattgaattattgaattattgaattattgaattattgaattattgaattattgaattattgaattattgaattattgaattattgaattattgaattattgaattattgaattattgaattattgaattattgaattattgaattattgaattattgaattattgaattattgaattattgaattattgaattattgaattattgaattattgaattattgaattattgaattattgaattattgaattattgaattattgaattattgaattattgaattattgaattattgaattattgaattattgaattattgaattattgaattattgaattattgaattattgaattattgaattattgaattattgaattattgaattattgaattattgaattattgaattattgaattattgaattattgaattattgaattattgaattattgaattattgaattattgaattattgaattattgaattattgaattattgaattattgaattattgaattattgaattattgaattattgaattattgaattattgaattattgaattattgaattattgaattattgaattattgaattattgaattattgaattattgaattattgaattattgaattattgaattattgaattattgaattattgaattattgaattattgaattattgaattattgaattattgaattattgaattattgaattattgaattattgaattattgaattattgaattattgaattattgaattattgaattattgaattattgaattattgaattattgaattattgaattattgaattattgaattattgaattattgaattattgaattattgaattattgaattattgaattattgaattattgaattattgaattattgaattattgaattattgaattattgaattattgaattattgaattattgaattattgaattattgaattattgaattattgaattattgaattattgaattattgaattattgaattattgaattattgaattattgaattattgaattattgaattattgaattattgaattattgaattattgaattattgaattattgaattattgaattattgaattattgaattattgaattattgaattattgaattattgaattattgaattattgaattattgaattattgaattattgaattattgaattattgaattattgaattattgaattattgaattattgaattattgaattattgaattattgaattattgaattattgaattattgaattattgaattattgaattattgaattattgaattattgaattattgaattattgaattattgaattattgaattattgaattattgaattattgaattattgaattattgaattattgaattattgaattattgaattattgaattattgaattattgaattattgaattattgaattattgaattattgaattattgaattattgaattattgaattattgaattattgaattattgaattattgaattattgaattattgaattattgaattattgaattattggattattgaattattgaattattgaattattgaattattgaattattgaattattgaattattgaattattgaattattgaattattgaattattgaattattgaattattgaattattgaattattgaattattgaattattgaattattgaattattgaattattgaattattgaattattgaattattgaattattgaattattgaattattgaattattgaattattgaattattgaattattgaattattgaattattgaattattgaattattgaattattgaattattgaattattgaattattgaattattgaattattgaattattgaattattgaattattgaattattgaattattgaattattgaattattgaattattgaattattgaattattgaattattgaattattgaattattgaattattgaattattgaattattgaattattgaattattgaattattgaattattgaattattgaattattgaattattgaattattgaattattgaattattgaattattgaattattgaattattgaattattgaattattgaattattgaattattgaattattgaattattgaattattgaattattgaattattgaattattgaattattgaattattgaattattgaattattgaattattgaattattgaattattgaattattgaattattgaattattgaattattgaattattgaattattgaattattgaattattgaattattgaattattgaattattgaattattgaattattgaattattgaattattgaattattgaattattgaattattgaattattgaattattgaattattgaattattgaattattgaattattgaattattgaattattgaattattgaattattgaattattgaattattgaattattgaattattgaattattgaattattgaattattgaattattgaattattgaattattgaattattgaattattgaattattgaattattgaattattgaattattgaattattgaattattgaattattgaattattgaattattgaattattgaattattgaattattgaattattgaattattgaattattgaattattgaattattgaattattgaattattgaattattgaattattgaattattgaattattgaattattgaattattgaattattgaattattgaattattgaattattgaattattgaattattgaattattgaattattgaattattaaattattgaattattgaattattgaattattgaattattgaattattgaattattgaattattgaattattgaattattgaattatcaaattattgaattattgaattattgaattattgaattattgaattattgaattattgaattattgaattattgaattattgaattattgaattattgaattattgaattattgaattattgaattattgaattattgaattattgaattattgaattattgaattattgaattattgaattattgaattattgaatgattgaattattgaattattgaattattgaattattgaattattgaattattgaattattgaattattgaattattgaattattgaattattgaattattgaattattgaattattgaattattgaattattgaattattgaattattgaattattgaattattgaattattgaattattgaattattgaattattgaattattgaattattgaattattgaattattcaattattgaattattgaattattgaactattgaattattgaattattgaattattgaattattgaattattgaattattgaattattgaattattgaattattgaattattgaattattgaattattgaattattgaattattgaattattgaattattgaattattgaattattgaatcattgaattattgaattattgaataattgaattattgaattattgaatgattgaatgattgaattattgaattattgaattattgaattattgaattattgaattattgaattattgaattattggattattgaattattgaattattgaattattgaattattgaattattgaattattgaattattgcattattgaattattgaattattgaattattgaattattgaattattgaattattgaattattgaattaatgaattattgaattattgaattattgaattattgaattattgaattattgaattattgaattattgaattattgaattattgaattattgaattattgaattattgaattattgaattattgaattattgaattattgaattattgaattattgaattattgaattattgaattattgaattattgaattattgaattattgaattattgaattattgaattattgaattattgaattattgaattattgaattattgaattattgaattattgaattattgaattattgaattattgaattattgaattattgaattattgaattattgaattattgaattattgaattattgaattattgaattattgaattattgaattattgaattattgaattattgaattattgaattattgaattattgaattattgaattattgaattattgaattattgaattattgaattattgaattattgaattattgaattattgaattattgaattattgaattattgagttattgaattattgaattattgaattattgaattattgaattattgaattattgaattattgaattattgaattattgaattattgaattattaaattatggAATTGTTGAAttgttgaattattgaattattgaattgttgaattattgaatcattgaattattgaattattgaattattgaattattgaattattgaattattgaattattgaattattgaattattgaattattgaattattgaattattgaattattgaattattgaattattgaattattgaattattgaattattgaattattgaattattgaattattgaattattgaattattgaattattgaattattgaattattgaattattgaattattgaattattgaattattgaattattgaattattgaattattgaattattgaataattgaaaaattgaattattgaattattgaattattgaattattgaattattgaattattgaattattgaattattgaattattgaattattgaattattgaattattgaattattgaattattgaattattgaattattgaattattgaattattgaattattgaattattgaattattgaattattgaattattgaattattgaattattgaattattgaattattgaattattgaattattgaattattgaattattgaattattgaattattgaattattgaattattgaattattgaattattgaattattgaattattgaattattgaattattgaattattgaattattgaattattgaattattgaattattgaattattgaattattgaattattgaattattgaattattgaattattgaattattgaattattgaattattgaattattgaattattgaattattgaattattgaattattgaattattgaattattgaattattgaattattgaattattgaattattgaattattgaattattgaattattgaattattgaattattgaattattgaattattgaattattgaattattgaattattgaattattgaattattgaattattgaattattgaattattgaattattgaattattgaattattgaattattgaattattgaattattgaattattgaattattgaattattgaattattgaattattgaattattgaattattgaattattgagttattgaattattgaattattgaattattgaattattgaattattgaattattgaattattgaattattgaattattgaattattgaattattgaattattgaattattgaattattgaattattgaattattgaattattgaattattgaattattgaattattgaattattgaattattgaattattgaattattgaatcattgaattattgaattattgatttattgaattattgaattatcgaattattgaattattgaattattgaattattgaattattgaattattgaattattgaattattgaattattgaattatcgaattattgaattattgaattattgaattattgaattattgaattattgaattattgaattattgaattattgaattattgaattattgaattactgaattattgaattattgaattattgaattattgaattattatattattgaattattgaattattgaattattgaattattgaattattgaattattgaattattgaattattgaattattgaattattgaattattgaattattgaattattgaattattgaattattgaattattgaattattgaattattgaattattgaattattgaattattgaattattgaattattgaattattgaattattgaattattgaattattgaattattgaattattgaattattgaattattgaattattgaattattgaattattgaattattgaattattgaattattgaattattgaattattgaattattgaattattgaattattgaattattgaattattgaattattgaattattgaattattgaattattgaattattgaattattgaattattgaattattgaattattgaattattgaatattgaattattgaattattgatttgaattattgaattattgaattattgaattattgaattattgaattattgaattattgaattattgaattattgaattattgaattattgaattattgaattattgaattattgaattattgaattattgaattattgaattattgaattattgaattattgaattattgaattattgaattattgaattattgaattattgaattattgaattattgaattattgaattattgaattattgaattattgaattattgaatttttgaattattgaattattgaattattgaattattgaattattgaattattgtattattgaattattgattttgattattgaattattgaattattgaattattgaattattgaattattgaattattgaattattgaattattgatttattgaattattgaatttttgaattattgattttttgaattattgtattattgaatttttgattattgtatttttgattgttgtttgtttttgttttgttgtttttgtttgtttgtttgttgattttgtttggttgttggttgtttttggttgttgttgttgtgttgttgtgttttgtttgttgttgtttgtgtttggttggttgtgttgtttgttgtttggttgttgttgtttgttgttgtttgttgtgTTGGTGTTGTTTGTTGGTTGGtgggttggttggttggtgggTTGTTGGTTGTttggttgttggtttgttggttggttggttgtttGTTGGTgggttgttggttgttggttgttggtttggtgGGTTGTTGTtgtttggttggttggttggtgggTTGTTGGGTTGTGTTGGTTGGTGGTTGGTGGGTTGGTGGGTTGTTGGTTGTTGGGTTGGTTGGTTGTTGGTTGTGGTTGGTGTTGGTTGGGTTGGTTGTGTTGGGTTGGTGGGTTGGTGGGGTTGGTGGGTTGGTGGGTTGTGGTTGGtgggttggttggttggtggtTGGTGGTTGTGGGTTGGTGGTTGGTGGGTTGGTGGTTGGTGGGGTTGGTGGTTGGTGGTTGTGGGTTGGTGGGTTGGTGGTTGGTGGGTTGGTGGGTTGGTGGGTTGGTGGGTTGGTGGGTTGGTGGTTGGTGGGGGTTGGTGGGTTGGTGGGTTGGTGGGTTGTGGGTTGGTGGTTGGTGGGTTGTGGTGGGGTTGGTGGGTTGGTTGGGTTGGTGGGTTGGTGGGTTGGTGGGTTGGTTGGTGGGTTGGTGGGTTGGTGGGTTGTGGGTTGTGGGTTGGTGGGTTGTGGTTGGTGGGTTGGTGGGTTGTGTTGGTGGGTTGGTGGGTTGGTGGTTGGTGGGGTTGGTGGGTTGGTGGGTTGGTGGTTGGTGGGTTGGTGGGTTGGTGGGTTGGTGGGTTGGTGGTTGGTGGGTTGGTGGGGTTGTGGTTGGTGGGTTGGTGGGTTGGTGGGGTTGTGGTTGGTGGGTTGGTGGGTTGGTGGTTGGTGGGTTGTGGGGTGGGTTGGTGGGGTTGGTGGGTTGGTGGTTGGTGGGTTGGTGGGTTGGTGTTGGTGGTTGGTGGTTGGGGGTTGGGGGGTGGTGGGTTGGTGGGGTGGTGGGTTGGTGGGTTGGTGGGTTGGTGGTTGTGGGTTGGTGGGGTTGGTGGGGGTGGGTGGGGGTGTGGGGGGTGGGTGGGGGTGGGTGGGGGGGGGTGGTGGGGGGTGGGGGGTGGGTGGGGGGGGGTGGTGGTGGGTTGGTGGGTTGGTGGGGGGTTGGTGGGTGGGGTGGGGGggttggtggggggggggggtggggttGGGGGGTGGTGGGGGGTGGGtgggggggtgggggggggggggggggggggggtgggtggggtggtggggtgggggggggggggggggggtggggggggtggggggggggtgggggggggggggggtggtgggggggggggggggggggggggggggggggggggtggggggggggggggggggggggggggtgggggggggggggggggggggggggggggggggggggggggggggggggggggggggggggggggggggggggggggggggggggggggggggggggggggggggggggggggggggggggtgggggggggggggggggggggggggggggggggggggggggggggggggggggggggggggggggggggggggggggtgtggtggggggtgtGTGTGGTggttgtggtgggggggggggggggtgtgtgGGTGGGGGGGGTGTGGGGGTGGGGGGGTTGGGGGGTGGGGGGGTGGTGGGGTTGGTGGGTTGGGGGTGGTGGGTGGGGTTGGTGGGGTGGTGGGGGTGGGTTGGTTGGTTGGGGGTGTGGGTTGGTGGTTGGTGGGGTTGGTTGGTGGTTGGTGGGTTGGTGGGTTGGTGGTTGgggtggttggttggttggtggtGGTGGTTGTGGTTGGTGGGTTGGTGGTTGGTGGGTTGGTGGGGTTGGTTGGGTTGGTGGTGGGTTGGTTGGTGGTGGTTGGGGTTGGTGGGTTGGTTGGTTGTTGGTTGGGGGTTTGTTGGGTTTGTTGGTTGTTGgattgttggttgttggttgttggttgtgGTTGGTTGTGGTTGGTtgttgttggattgttggattgttggattgttggattggtTGTGGATTGTTGTTTGTTGgatgttggattgttggattgtggttgttggttggttggtttgttggattgttggattgttggattgttggattgttggattgttggattgttggattgttggattgttggattgttggattgttggattgttggattgttggattgttggattgttggattgttggattgttggattgttggattgttggattgttggattgttggattgttggattgttggattgttggattgttggattgttggattgttggattgttggattgttggattgttggattgttggattgttggattgttggattgttggattgttggattgttggattgttggattgttggattgttggattgttggattgttggattgttggattgttggattgttggattgttggattgttggattgttggattgttggattgttggattgttggattgttggattgttggattgttggattgttggattgttgattgttggattgttggattgttggattgttggattgttggattgttggattgttggattgttggattgttggattgttggattgttggattgttggattgttggattgttggattgttggattgttggattgttggattgttggattgttggattgttggattgttggattgttggattgttggattgttggattgttggattgttggattgttggattgttggattttggattgttggattgttggattgttggattgttggattgtttgattgttggattgttggattgttggattgttggattgttggattgttggattttttattaattcaataattcattaattcaataattcaataattcattaattcaataattcaataattcaataattcaataattcaataattcaataattcaataattcaataattcaataattcaataattcaataattcaataattcaataattcaatatttcaataattcaataattcaataattcaataattcaataattcaataattcaataattcaataattcaataattcaataattcaataattcaataattcaataattcaataattcaataattcaataattcaataattcaataattcaataattcaataattcaataattcaataattcaataattcaataattcaataattcaataattcaataattcaataattcaataattcaataattcaataattcaataattcaataattcaataattcaataattcaataattcaataattcaataattcaataattcaataattcaataattcaataattcaataattcaataattcaataattcaataattcaataattcaataattcaataattcaataattcaataattcaataattcaataattcaataattcaataattcaataattcaataattcaataattcaataattcaataattcaataattcaataattcaataattcaataattcaataattcaataattcaataattcaataattcaataattcaataattcaataattcaataattcaataattcaataattcaataattcaataattcaataattcaataattcaataattcaataattcaataattcaataattcaataattcaataattcaataattcaataattcaataattcaataattcaataattcaataattcaataattcaataattcaataattcaataattcaataattcaataattcaataattcaataattcaataattcaataattcaataattcaataattcaataattcaataattcaataattcaataattcaataattcaataattcaataattcaataattcaataattcaataattcaataattcaataattcaataattcaataattcaataattcaataattcaataattcaataattcaataattcaataattcaataattcaataattcaataattcaataattcaataattcaataattcaataattcaataattcaataattcaataattcaataattcaataattcaataattcaataattcaataattcaataattcaataattcaataattcaataattcaataattcaataattcaataattcaataattcaataattcaataattcaataattcaataattcaataattcaataattcaataattcaataattcaataattcaataattcaataattcaataattcaataattcaataattcaataattcaataattcaataattcaataattcaataattcaataattcaataattcaataattcaataattcaataattcaataattcaataattcaataattcaataattcaataattcaataattcaataattcaataattcaataattcaataattcaataattcaataattcaataattcaataattcaataattcaataattcaataattcaataattcaataattcaataattcaataattcaataattcaataattcaataattcaataattcaataattcaataattcaataattcaataattcaataattcaataattcaataattcaataattcaataattcaataattcaataattcaataattcaataattcaataattcaataattcaataattcaataattcaataattcaataattcaataattcaataattcaataattcaataattcaataattcaataattcaataattcaataattcaataattcaataattcaataattcaataattcaataattcaataattcaataattcaataattcaataattcaataattcaataattcaataattcaataattcaataattcaataattcaataattcaataattcaataattcaataattcaataattcaataattcaataattcaataattcaataattcaataattcaataattcaataattcaataattcaataattcaataattcaataattcaataattcaataattcaataat of Topomyia yanbarensis strain Yona2022 unplaced genomic scaffold, ASM3024719v1 HiC_scaffold_197, whole genome shotgun sequence contains these proteins:
- the LOC131694908 gene encoding RING finger protein PFE0100w-like, producing the protein NPTIQQSNNPTIQQSNNPTIQQSNNPTIQQSNNPTIQQSNNPTIQQSNNPTIQQSNNPTIQQSNNPTIQQSNNPTIQQSNNPTIQQSNNPTIQQSNNPTIQQSNNPTIQ